A single genomic interval of Lewinellaceae bacterium harbors:
- a CDS encoding metal ABC transporter permease, with protein sequence MELLEILQQEWAVRALIASSMVGLMCGVLGCFIVLRNMSLIGDALSHAILPGVVFAFMIVGYSALGFFVGSVAAGLATAFVITWIQHNVGTKNDAAVGIVFTAMFSVGVMGISWISRNEGVHLDLKDFLFGNVLGVSNQDLVLTTLVAVYVFVSIFVFYRQLFVTTFQPVVAQTMGISIKVIHYFLMLLLSFAVVASLQTVGVILVVAMLITPASTALLLSNRLEWVLVISALLGLASAILGLLAAIVFETTPGPAMAVTATAMYLLAVFFAPEKGVLFKTIQRRRVRRRVQQEDTLKQAYRLQEQGQFSLERLEQQLSQGRRALLANLRMLRQRGWLSRERLELTPEGVQAAKRLVRAHRLWETYLADRIGLNAEQIHDEAEQYEHHLTDEILDEVDRVLGFPAIDPHGSPIPAKPGLPGRPLSRLSISQAGRISHQQASEQVTVRLWEMGLLPGASFSISRKGEAFVEIDLNGKAVKLPGSLAELVNVEEGV encoded by the coding sequence ATGGAATTACTGGAGATACTTCAACAGGAATGGGCAGTCCGGGCGCTGATCGCCTCCAGCATGGTGGGGCTGATGTGCGGCGTACTGGGTTGTTTTATCGTATTGCGCAACATGTCCCTGATCGGCGACGCCCTTTCCCATGCCATACTGCCGGGCGTGGTATTCGCCTTTATGATCGTGGGCTACAGCGCGCTGGGTTTTTTCGTGGGCTCGGTGGCGGCCGGCCTGGCTACGGCCTTTGTGATCACCTGGATACAACACAACGTAGGCACCAAGAACGATGCGGCGGTGGGCATTGTCTTCACTGCTATGTTCTCCGTAGGAGTGATGGGTATTTCCTGGATCAGCCGCAACGAAGGCGTCCACCTCGACCTCAAGGATTTTCTCTTCGGCAATGTGCTGGGAGTTTCCAACCAGGACCTGGTGCTGACTACCCTGGTGGCCGTCTACGTTTTCGTCAGTATCTTCGTTTTTTACCGCCAACTGTTTGTCACCACTTTTCAGCCGGTCGTGGCCCAAACCATGGGCATCTCCATAAAAGTGATCCACTATTTTCTGATGCTGCTGCTGTCCTTCGCTGTGGTGGCCTCGCTGCAGACTGTGGGGGTCATCCTGGTCGTGGCCATGCTGATCACCCCCGCTTCTACTGCCCTGCTGCTGTCTAACCGGCTGGAATGGGTGCTGGTGATCTCGGCCCTGTTGGGGTTGGCCTCGGCTATTTTGGGATTGCTGGCGGCAATCGTGTTCGAAACCACGCCGGGGCCCGCCATGGCGGTTACCGCCACGGCCATGTACCTGCTGGCGGTCTTTTTCGCTCCGGAAAAAGGGGTGCTGTTTAAAACCATACAACGGCGGCGGGTCCGGCGGCGAGTACAGCAGGAAGATACCCTCAAGCAGGCCTACCGCCTCCAGGAGCAGGGGCAATTCAGCCTGGAACGCCTGGAACAGCAACTCAGCCAGGGCCGCCGGGCGCTTCTGGCCAACCTGCGGATGCTGCGCCAGCGGGGCTGGTTGTCCAGAGAAAGGCTGGAGCTCACCCCCGAAGGCGTACAGGCGGCCAAGCGCCTGGTGCGCGCCCACCGCCTGTGGGAGACCTATCTTGCCGACCGCATCGGCCTGAATGCCGAGCAAATCCACGATGAGGCCGAACAATACGAGCACCATCTCACCGATGAGATTCTGGACGAGGTAGACCGCGTGCTAGGCTTTCCGGCGATCGACCCGCACGGCTCGCCCATTCCCGCCAAACCCGGCCTGCCGGGGCGCCCCCTGAGCCGGCTATCCATCAGCCAGGCGGGGCGAATTTCCCACCAACAAGCCAGCGAGCAGGTGACGGTGCGCCTCTGGGAAATGGGCCTGCTGCCCGGCGCATCTTTTTCTATAAGCCGGAAGGGGGAAGCGTTTGTAGAGATCGATTTGAATGGCAAAGCGGTGAAACTGCCGGGCAGTTTGGCGGAGTTGGTGAATGTGGAGGAGGGGGTTTGA